In Salisediminibacterium beveridgei, one DNA window encodes the following:
- a CDS encoding FAD-dependent oxidoreductase: MNVVIIGGDAAGMSAAMQLSRKRKDASITVLEKGAVYSYAQCGLPYFIGGEVAKSDELIARPVSFFREKAGIDARIYHEVTSVDASGQQVHGTNLENGEAFTVDYDMLLVASGAGSIFPPFEGKDLEGIHLLKTIPDAEKIVEDMKEDVLNVTVIGGGYIGLEVAENLAKDGRKVRIIDLMERVGNVYDAEISEKIQEEAERHNIELVLKEKVQSFTGENGRVDGVVTDQGSYPSDMVIVAIGVKPNTGFLDGTGVHLHPSGAVLVNPYMETNIAGIYAAGDCATQFHRVKQKDDFVPLGTHANKQGRIAGINMAGETKAFQGIVGSSVMQFFDLAIGKTGLSEQEAKDEGIDYSVIGYDSAAIAHYMPENAPLFIRMMKDNKTDKLIGMQAIGKRGVDKRIDVAATAIYHGMTTEEMENLDISYAPPFNTAWDPVQQGARRL; this comes from the coding sequence ATGAACGTGGTGATTATCGGCGGCGATGCCGCAGGGATGAGCGCAGCCATGCAGCTGTCGCGAAAACGTAAAGATGCTTCGATTACCGTACTCGAAAAAGGGGCAGTGTATTCCTATGCCCAGTGCGGTTTGCCGTATTTTATCGGAGGGGAAGTCGCAAAGAGTGATGAACTGATCGCGAGACCCGTCTCTTTTTTCCGGGAGAAGGCAGGGATTGATGCGCGGATTTACCATGAAGTAACGTCTGTGGATGCCTCAGGACAACAAGTTCACGGCACGAACCTTGAAAACGGTGAGGCCTTCACCGTTGACTATGATATGCTTCTCGTTGCAAGCGGGGCAGGATCGATTTTTCCACCGTTTGAAGGGAAGGATCTCGAAGGAATCCATCTGTTGAAAACCATTCCCGACGCAGAAAAAATTGTGGAGGATATGAAAGAAGATGTCCTGAATGTGACCGTCATCGGCGGGGGATACATTGGCCTCGAGGTTGCCGAAAACCTGGCGAAAGATGGCCGGAAGGTGCGGATCATCGATCTGATGGAGCGCGTCGGAAACGTCTATGATGCAGAAATCAGTGAAAAAATTCAGGAAGAAGCAGAACGTCACAACATTGAACTCGTCCTGAAGGAGAAGGTCCAATCGTTCACCGGAGAAAACGGCCGGGTTGACGGCGTTGTCACCGATCAGGGATCTTACCCATCGGACATGGTGATCGTCGCCATCGGCGTAAAGCCGAATACCGGCTTCCTCGATGGGACCGGTGTCCACCTGCACCCATCCGGTGCGGTACTCGTGAACCCGTATATGGAAACGAACATCGCGGGTATCTACGCCGCCGGGGACTGCGCCACGCAATTTCACCGCGTCAAGCAAAAAGACGACTTCGTGCCACTTGGTACCCATGCGAATAAACAGGGGCGGATCGCCGGCATTAATATGGCCGGGGAAACGAAGGCTTTCCAAGGCATCGTCGGCTCATCGGTGATGCAGTTCTTTGACCTTGCAATCGGAAAAACCGGTCTCAGTGAGCAGGAAGCGAAAGACGAAGGGATCGATTACAGTGTGATCGGGTATGACTCGGCGGCGATTGCGCACTATATGCCGGAGAACGCCCCCCTTTTCATCCGGATGATGAAGGATAACAAAACAGACAAGCTCATCGGGATGCAAGCGATTGGTAAACGCGGCGTGGACAAGCGGATTGATGTAGCGGCAACCGCCATCTATCACGGCATGACCACCGAAGAAATGGAAAACCTCGATATCAGTTATGCACCACCGTTCAACACCGCTTGGGACCCTGTCCAGCAAGGCGCGAGACGGCTATAA
- a CDS encoding type B 50S ribosomal protein L31 encodes MKEAIHPKYHQVVFKDVSSGFMFLTGSTRSSSETIEWEDGNTYPLLTVEVSSDSHPFYTGKQKFADAGGRVDRFKKKYGM; translated from the coding sequence ATGAAAGAAGCTATTCACCCAAAATATCACCAAGTGGTATTCAAGGATGTAAGTTCCGGTTTCATGTTCTTGACAGGCTCTACACGTTCATCAAGCGAAACGATTGAATGGGAAGACGGAAACACGTATCCACTGCTTACAGTGGAAGTAAGTTCCGACTCTCATCCATTCTACACAGGCAAGCAAAAATTTGCCGACGCTGGTGGCCGAGTGGACCGTTTCAAGAAAAAATACGGAATGTAA
- the fsa gene encoding fructose-6-phosphate aldolase, with protein MKFFVDTANLDDIKEAHEVGILSGVTTNPSLVAKEGVDFHDRLREITALITEGSVSAEVIALDAEGMIREGRELAKIAPNITVKVPMTLEGLKAVKSLSGDGIETNVTLVFSANQALLAARAGATYVSPFLGRLDDIGHDGLDLISTIAEIFDVHMLDTQIIAASIRHPQHVTEAALRGAHIATVPFSLIGQLTKHPLTDVGIEKFLADWNKANQSS; from the coding sequence ATGAAATTTTTTGTAGATACAGCGAATCTGGATGACATCAAGGAAGCCCACGAAGTAGGGATCCTCTCCGGCGTCACGACCAATCCGTCACTCGTTGCAAAAGAAGGCGTGGACTTCCACGACCGGCTTCGTGAAATCACGGCACTTATTACGGAAGGCTCCGTCAGTGCAGAAGTTATTGCCCTCGATGCAGAAGGCATGATTCGTGAAGGCAGGGAACTCGCAAAAATAGCACCGAATATTACCGTGAAGGTTCCAATGACATTGGAAGGTTTGAAAGCGGTTAAATCGCTCAGCGGCGATGGAATCGAAACGAATGTGACCCTGGTTTTCTCGGCGAACCAGGCACTCCTCGCAGCAAGAGCGGGTGCCACGTACGTGTCGCCGTTTCTTGGCAGGCTTGATGACATTGGTCACGATGGTCTCGACTTGATTTCAACGATAGCTGAAATCTTTGACGTGCACATGCTCGATACTCAAATTATCGCAGCCTCCATCCGTCATCCGCAGCATGTGACGGAAGCGGCCCTTAGAGGTGCTCACATTGCCACCGTTCCGTTTTCATTGATCGGACAACTCACGAAACACCCATTAACGGACGTGGGCATCGAGAAATTCCTTGCTGATTGGAATAAAGCCAATCAGTCGTCGTAA
- a CDS encoding response regulator gives MNKKILIVDDQFGIRALLSEVFQDEGFETFEASNGNDAFKLLGTEEPDMILLDMKIPGMDGLEILRKIRADQNDVNVIIMTAYGEVARMNEAKSLGVLAYIAKPFDIDIVREKVIQLLA, from the coding sequence ATGAACAAAAAAATCTTGATTGTAGACGATCAGTTTGGGATACGAGCACTGTTGAGTGAAGTCTTCCAGGATGAAGGCTTCGAGACATTCGAAGCATCCAATGGAAACGATGCGTTCAAGTTGCTGGGTACTGAAGAGCCGGATATGATTCTTTTGGATATGAAGATCCCGGGAATGGATGGCCTGGAAATTCTCCGTAAAATCCGTGCGGATCAAAATGATGTGAATGTGATCATCATGACAGCCTACGGGGAAGTCGCTCGGATGAATGAAGCGAAATCCCTTGGCGTACTCGCATATATAGCAAAACCTTTCGACATTGATATTGTCAGGGAAAAGGTAATCCAACTGCTGGCCTGA
- the fba gene encoding class II fructose-1,6-bisphosphate aldolase → MPLVSMTDMLNKAFQNQYAVGQYNINNLEWTQAILQAAEEEQSPVILGVSEGAAKYMGGFNLIVKMVEALMESQGTTVPVAIHLDHGQSIENCKKALDAGFTSVMIDGSHHPIDENIEMTKAVVEYAHAKGASVEAEVGTVGGEEDGVIGGVNYADLDECVRITHEAKADALAAALGSVHGPYQGEPKLGFKEMEEIANATKTPLVLHGGSGIPTESVKKAIRFGHAKINVNTECQIEWTKAVREKLATDDKVYDPRKVIGPGKEAIVRVVKGKMQEFGSSNRA, encoded by the coding sequence ATGCCTTTAGTTTCAATGACGGACATGCTGAATAAAGCATTCCAAAACCAGTACGCAGTAGGGCAGTACAACATCAATAACCTGGAGTGGACACAAGCCATTCTTCAGGCGGCAGAAGAAGAACAGTCTCCTGTTATTCTTGGTGTGTCAGAAGGCGCAGCGAAGTATATGGGCGGATTTAATCTGATTGTCAAAATGGTTGAAGCACTGATGGAGTCACAAGGAACAACCGTTCCGGTGGCGATTCACCTTGACCACGGTCAATCCATCGAAAACTGTAAAAAAGCACTCGACGCAGGATTCACTTCGGTCATGATCGATGGCTCTCACCATCCAATCGATGAGAACATCGAAATGACAAAAGCAGTCGTTGAGTATGCTCATGCAAAAGGTGCTTCGGTTGAAGCGGAAGTCGGCACAGTCGGCGGGGAAGAAGACGGCGTCATCGGCGGCGTGAATTATGCTGATCTCGATGAGTGTGTCCGCATTACTCATGAAGCAAAAGCAGACGCCCTTGCAGCTGCCCTTGGTTCAGTACACGGACCTTATCAGGGTGAGCCGAAGCTCGGTTTTAAAGAAATGGAAGAAATCGCAAACGCAACGAAGACACCACTGGTACTTCACGGCGGATCGGGTATCCCGACGGAATCTGTGAAGAAGGCCATCCGTTTCGGTCATGCGAAAATCAATGTAAATACCGAGTGTCAAATTGAGTGGACGAAAGCCGTCCGCGAAAAACTCGCAACTGACGACAAAGTCTATGACCCGCGTAAGGTCATCGGCCCTGGTAAAGAAGCCATCGTTCGGGTTGTTAAAGGGAAAATGCAGGAGTTCGGTTCATCTAACCGCGCTTAA
- a CDS encoding DUF2529 family protein, protein MKMFFTQLQGVTDSLFDQEDRLEDAARLIAMSIVSDGTVYWYGEGEMDGIVTLALTGKDGVKDSKRWSEATAVSPLDTVIVCSEWRNSASAMNVVSSAAEKGATVIGLTSLVAPGHDDPDWTSTAEVLLTNGISQGLIPGALDEPDSRIGTPHLLAGLHLYYTFYFILLEMLEDQV, encoded by the coding sequence ATGAAAATGTTTTTCACACAGTTACAAGGTGTCACGGATTCGCTCTTCGATCAAGAAGATCGTCTGGAAGATGCGGCACGATTAATCGCGATGAGCATCGTCAGCGATGGCACCGTCTACTGGTACGGAGAAGGCGAAATGGACGGGATCGTCACCCTGGCCTTGACGGGGAAAGACGGGGTAAAAGACAGTAAGCGCTGGAGCGAGGCCACGGCGGTTTCGCCTCTTGACACCGTCATCGTCTGCAGTGAGTGGCGCAACAGTGCTTCTGCGATGAATGTCGTGTCCAGTGCGGCCGAAAAAGGAGCGACGGTGATCGGGTTGACGTCACTGGTTGCGCCTGGGCATGACGATCCGGATTGGACATCAACAGCGGAAGTGCTTTTGACTAACGGGATTTCACAAGGGCTGATACCCGGGGCGTTGGATGAACCGGATTCGCGGATCGGGACTCCCCATCTACTGGCAGGCCTTCACCTTTACTATACGTTCTACTTCATCCTCTTGGAGATGCTCGAAGATCAGGTATAA
- a CDS encoding thymidine kinase yields MYLTSKEGWLEVICGSMFSGKSEELIRRVRRASYGRQKVQVFKPIIDNRYSNEEVVSHNGNKVVAVPVDCTDDVIEKIASNTQVVAFDEVQFFDEHIVALAEKLADDGMRVIVAGLDQDFRGEPFGVVPTLMAMAESVTKLQAICLTCGSPASRTQRLIDGRPASFDDPIILVGASESYEPRCRHCHEVPNKPRNNRFENVGYASKPLL; encoded by the coding sequence ATGTATTTAACGAGCAAAGAAGGCTGGCTGGAAGTCATCTGCGGCAGTATGTTTTCGGGGAAATCCGAGGAACTGATCCGCAGAGTGCGCCGGGCAAGCTATGGCAGACAAAAAGTACAGGTATTCAAGCCGATTATTGATAACCGCTATTCGAATGAAGAAGTGGTCTCCCACAACGGGAACAAAGTGGTGGCTGTGCCTGTTGACTGTACGGATGACGTCATCGAAAAGATTGCAAGTAACACCCAGGTGGTGGCGTTCGATGAGGTTCAGTTTTTTGATGAGCACATTGTTGCATTGGCTGAGAAACTTGCAGACGACGGGATGCGGGTCATCGTCGCAGGTCTCGATCAGGATTTCCGGGGAGAACCCTTTGGTGTCGTGCCGACATTAATGGCCATGGCAGAGTCAGTCACAAAACTTCAGGCGATTTGTTTAACCTGCGGATCTCCGGCGAGCCGGACTCAGCGCCTGATTGACGGGCGTCCGGCTTCCTTCGATGACCCGATCATTCTTGTCGGTGCATCCGAATCCTACGAACCGCGTTGCCGCCACTGCCACGAAGTACCTAATAAACCGAGAAATAACCGCTTTGAGAACGTTGGATATGCCTCGAAACCGTTATTATGA
- the rho gene encoding transcription termination factor Rho yields MGVTLKEMEKLTLKDLYQLAKDKGLSSYSQLSKKELIFAIMQKQAENEDLMFMEGVLDIIPNEGFGFLRSNTYKPSPQDIYISASQIRRFRIRNGDKVSGKVRKPKETERYYGLLQVAAVNGEDPELASERPHFPQLTPLYPEKKLNLETETKMLATRVMDMVSPVGLGQRGLIVAPPKAGKTLLLKEVADSIAKNHPDLELMVLLIDERPEEVTDMERSVKGEVISSTFDEVPENHIKVAELVLDRAMRLVEAKKDVVILMDSITRLARAYNLVVPQSGRTLSGGIDPASFHRPKRFFGAARNIEEGGSLTILATALVETGSRMDDVIYEEFKGTGNMELHLDRKLAERRIFPAIDIRRSSTRKEELLLDNEIIENLWSMRRTMNDQPEFLERFLKKVRQTKTNQEFFDEFEKEKAGKARARQTRNGNT; encoded by the coding sequence ATGGGTGTTACCTTAAAAGAAATGGAAAAGCTAACGTTGAAAGACTTGTATCAACTCGCCAAAGATAAAGGACTCTCCAGCTACAGTCAATTGTCGAAAAAGGAACTCATTTTTGCGATCATGCAAAAGCAGGCGGAAAATGAAGATCTGATGTTCATGGAAGGCGTTCTGGATATTATCCCGAACGAAGGATTCGGCTTTTTGAGGTCCAATACGTACAAGCCAAGCCCACAGGATATTTACATTTCTGCTTCCCAGATTCGCCGTTTCCGCATCCGCAATGGTGATAAAGTATCCGGCAAAGTGCGAAAACCTAAAGAAACCGAGCGTTATTACGGACTCTTGCAGGTCGCCGCGGTTAACGGAGAAGATCCGGAACTCGCGAGCGAGCGGCCTCACTTTCCACAGCTGACGCCGCTTTATCCGGAAAAGAAACTCAACCTGGAAACGGAGACGAAAATGCTCGCAACCCGGGTGATGGATATGGTGTCACCGGTCGGACTCGGCCAGCGTGGTTTGATTGTCGCACCACCTAAAGCAGGGAAGACGTTACTGTTAAAAGAAGTCGCAGACAGCATCGCGAAGAACCACCCGGACCTTGAACTGATGGTCCTGTTGATCGACGAACGTCCGGAGGAAGTGACGGATATGGAGCGCTCCGTCAAAGGTGAAGTAATCAGCTCCACCTTCGATGAGGTGCCTGAGAATCATATCAAAGTAGCTGAACTGGTGCTCGACCGTGCGATGCGACTCGTGGAAGCGAAAAAAGACGTCGTGATCCTCATGGACAGCATCACCCGGCTGGCCCGCGCGTATAACCTGGTCGTGCCGCAAAGTGGGCGGACCCTCTCCGGGGGGATTGATCCAGCCAGTTTTCACCGCCCGAAACGTTTTTTCGGTGCCGCCCGGAACATTGAAGAAGGCGGGAGCCTGACGATTCTTGCCACAGCCCTTGTGGAAACCGGTTCGCGTATGGACGACGTCATTTATGAAGAGTTCAAAGGCACCGGCAACATGGAACTGCACCTCGACCGCAAGCTTGCTGAACGCAGGATCTTCCCGGCCATCGATATTCGCCGTTCCTCCACCCGGAAGGAAGAACTGCTTCTCGACAATGAAATCATCGAAAACCTGTGGTCCATGCGCCGCACGATGAACGATCAGCCCGAATTTCTGGAACGCTTCCTGAAAAAAGTCAGACAAACGAAGACCAACCAGGAATTCTTTGATGAGTTCGAAAAGGAAAAAGCAGGTAAAGCCCGCGCCCGTCAGACACGGAACGGGAATACCTGA
- the prfA gene encoding peptide chain release factor 1, with amino-acid sequence MFDRLESVEDRYEQLNELLMDPAIMNDTNKLRDYSKEQSDLQKTVETFRQYKDIKQQIDDTKEMLRGNLDDDMQEMAKMELDELEDELKTLEDKLWVLLIPKDPNDDKNVIVEVRGAAGGDEAALFAGDLFRMYYRYAENQGWKTEVIDANETGIGGYKEIVFSINGKGAYSHMKFENGAHRVQRVPSTESGGRIHTSTATVAVLPEAEGVEVDINEKDIRVDRFASSGPGGQSVNTTMSAVRLTHEPTGVVVSCQDEKSQIKNKEKAMKVLRARIYDIYQREAQAEIDENRKSAVGTGDRSERIRTYNFPQSRVTDHRIGLTIQKLDQILEGKLDEIIEALIVEEQSKMMENAES; translated from the coding sequence GTGTTTGACCGACTTGAATCTGTAGAAGATCGTTATGAGCAGCTAAATGAGCTTTTGATGGATCCTGCAATCATGAATGATACGAATAAGCTTCGCGACTATTCGAAGGAACAGTCCGATTTGCAGAAGACCGTGGAGACTTTCAGACAATACAAAGATATCAAGCAGCAGATTGATGACACGAAAGAGATGCTCAGAGGGAATCTTGATGACGACATGCAAGAGATGGCAAAAATGGAACTCGATGAACTCGAAGATGAGCTGAAAACCTTGGAAGACAAGTTATGGGTGCTGTTGATCCCGAAAGATCCGAATGACGACAAGAACGTCATCGTGGAAGTCCGCGGTGCGGCAGGCGGGGACGAGGCAGCGCTGTTTGCCGGCGACCTGTTCCGGATGTACTACCGCTACGCGGAAAATCAGGGCTGGAAGACCGAAGTGATTGACGCCAATGAAACCGGCATCGGTGGGTACAAGGAGATCGTCTTCAGCATTAACGGCAAAGGGGCCTACTCCCATATGAAATTTGAAAACGGGGCGCACCGGGTGCAGCGGGTACCGTCCACCGAGTCAGGTGGCCGGATCCATACGTCCACTGCAACCGTAGCGGTTCTGCCGGAAGCGGAAGGTGTGGAAGTGGACATCAACGAAAAGGACATCCGCGTGGACCGGTTTGCCTCGAGCGGACCCGGTGGGCAGAGCGTTAACACCACGATGTCGGCCGTCCGTCTGACCCACGAACCAACAGGGGTCGTCGTATCCTGTCAGGACGAAAAGTCCCAGATTAAAAATAAGGAAAAAGCGATGAAAGTGCTCCGGGCAAGGATCTATGATATTTATCAGCGCGAGGCGCAGGCGGAGATTGACGAAAACCGGAAATCCGCTGTCGGTACCGGAGACCGTTCCGAGCGGATCCGGACGTACAATTTCCCGCAAAGCCGGGTCACCGATCACCGCATCGGTCTGACGATCCAGAAACTCGATCAGATTCTTGAAGGGAAACTCGATGAGATCATCGAAGCCCTGATTGTGGAAGAGCAGTCGAAGATGATGGAAAATGCGGAGTCCTGA
- a CDS encoding methyl-accepting chemotaxis protein — protein MKNPFRKKKQRPSAAIHESTPKQPSKQPKARVSKMSLKQKLLIWFTLLGVIPAVTIASIIYITSENALEEKVQDLSEEISGQVGENLDQRLDQVYDLSMRPFTDGEVYEQMVANYDRMEQIDVFTARREVTDYFNSIRNSTDYLDEMFFYRQMDGEVIGRVRGQDMTENPFPEGVEEALEDSTFHWHSDFDEDGSLQVVLYRSVNQGILGLELSPAMFDNVLGRERNPAEEELERTLFIANNDGTIIRSNDHAIEQTMGEEAVQEDVIMSTIELENEWHAVVSTPRSVVMAEMNTIMYFVIGLVAAFIIAAVIVAFFVTNSVTRPIYRMIGLMKQAEEGDLTVRTRETGKNELGQLGSSFNHMLDNVSLIISENKSMSKIARENTEQMKRISDQSSHTAEQIASSIQEVANGAMEQVNYAEHTGREMDELSKEMKRMEEMVSRVSEVANHTKESSATSLGHMNELTAKNEDVGQNIAQIKSTIEQLSADVEGIRGVVSIIDGISDQTNLLALNASIEAARAGEAGKGFAVVADEVRKLAEQSKQSTDQIDKIVHTILGQTKESVTLVTESVKRFDEQTTAVEETKSSFDDIIADTEDTFTAVASIESSISNMNSMKEKVEKAINDMAEITETTSASTEEVSATTEEQFAAAEELGKLSDDLEETMLDLESVINRFKVEESEATAPEAIDEDEASGDDFTGSSEQTKEDADEVEPSDQDTDEDAEAYIEPTGTEGGTSR, from the coding sequence ATGAAGAATCCGTTCAGGAAAAAGAAGCAGCGCCCGTCAGCGGCAATACACGAATCCACACCAAAGCAACCATCGAAACAACCGAAAGCCAGGGTATCAAAAATGTCACTGAAGCAGAAATTATTGATCTGGTTCACCTTGCTCGGGGTCATCCCGGCAGTGACCATTGCATCGATCATTTATATCACATCGGAAAATGCACTTGAAGAAAAAGTGCAGGACTTGTCTGAAGAGATTTCCGGGCAAGTGGGGGAGAATCTGGATCAGCGATTGGATCAGGTCTATGACTTGTCCATGCGTCCCTTTACAGACGGTGAAGTCTATGAGCAGATGGTAGCCAATTATGACAGAATGGAACAGATCGATGTATTCACAGCCCGTCGGGAAGTGACGGATTACTTCAATTCCATTCGAAACAGCACGGACTACCTTGATGAGATGTTCTTTTACCGTCAAATGGACGGGGAAGTCATCGGTCGTGTCCGCGGTCAGGATATGACTGAGAATCCTTTCCCGGAAGGGGTTGAAGAGGCGCTGGAGGACAGCACTTTTCACTGGCACTCGGATTTTGATGAAGACGGCAGTTTGCAAGTTGTTCTGTACCGTTCCGTCAACCAGGGGATTCTAGGTCTCGAACTGTCACCGGCCATGTTCGATAATGTACTGGGCAGAGAGCGAAATCCAGCGGAAGAAGAGTTGGAACGGACATTGTTCATTGCTAATAATGATGGGACGATCATTCGCAGTAATGATCACGCTATCGAGCAGACCATGGGCGAGGAAGCGGTCCAAGAAGACGTCATCATGTCCACCATCGAACTTGAGAATGAGTGGCATGCTGTCGTGTCCACGCCGCGCTCGGTCGTCATGGCAGAAATGAATACAATCATGTATTTTGTGATCGGTCTTGTCGCAGCGTTTATCATCGCTGCAGTGATCGTGGCTTTCTTTGTCACGAACTCTGTTACCCGGCCGATCTACCGCATGATCGGGTTGATGAAGCAGGCGGAAGAGGGTGATCTGACCGTCCGAACCCGTGAAACAGGGAAGAATGAACTCGGTCAGCTCGGGTCCAGTTTCAACCACATGCTTGACAATGTGTCGCTGATTATTTCCGAAAATAAATCCATGTCCAAAATCGCCCGGGAAAACACCGAGCAGATGAAACGGATATCGGATCAGTCCTCGCATACCGCCGAGCAAATCGCTTCTTCGATTCAGGAAGTGGCAAATGGAGCGATGGAACAGGTGAATTACGCGGAACATACCGGTCGCGAGATGGATGAACTGTCCAAGGAAATGAAGCGGATGGAAGAAATGGTCAGCCGCGTGAGTGAGGTTGCGAACCACACGAAGGAATCGAGTGCGACTTCCCTTGGTCATATGAATGAGCTGACGGCGAAAAACGAAGATGTCGGTCAGAACATCGCTCAGATCAAGAGTACCATCGAACAGCTGAGTGCCGACGTGGAAGGGATCCGCGGCGTTGTGAGTATCATTGACGGAATCAGCGATCAGACGAATCTGCTCGCTTTGAATGCCTCGATTGAAGCAGCCCGGGCAGGCGAAGCTGGAAAAGGTTTTGCTGTTGTGGCGGATGAAGTGCGAAAACTCGCGGAACAGTCCAAACAGTCGACGGATCAGATTGATAAGATCGTACACACCATTCTCGGGCAGACAAAAGAGTCCGTTACCCTGGTGACGGAATCCGTGAAACGTTTTGACGAACAGACGACTGCTGTGGAAGAGACGAAGTCCTCATTTGATGACATCATCGCGGATACGGAAGACACCTTTACAGCTGTCGCCAGCATTGAAAGCTCGATCAGCAATATGAACAGCATGAAAGAGAAAGTGGAAAAAGCCATCAACGATATGGCGGAAATTACGGAAACCACATCCGCTTCCACAGAGGAAGTCAGCGCGACCACAGAAGAACAGTTCGCAGCTGCAGAAGAGCTCGGGAAACTGTCCGATGATCTTGAAGAAACGATGCTCGATCTCGAATCCGTTATCAACCGGTTCAAGGTTGAAGAATCAGAAGCAACAGCGCCTGAAGCCATCGACGAAGATGAGGCATCCGGTGACGACTTCACCGGTTCAAGTGAACAGACAAAGGAAGATGCGGATGAAGTGGAGCCATCCGATCAGGACACGGACGAGGACGCAGAAGCGTATATTGAACCAACAGGCACCGAAGGCGGAACCAGCAGATAA
- a CDS encoding fructose-bisphosphatase class II: MKRDDGFDHPGQHPKRCMDIGIGDLDKMLHMEDLVGGGKAIFSATGIPDREL; the protein is encoded by the coding sequence ATGAAGCGGGATGATGGGTTTGATCATCCCGGACAGCATCCGAAGCGTTGCATGGATATAGGTATTGGAGATCTGGATAAGATGCTGCATATGGAGGACCTTGTCGGCGGGGGCAAGGCCATTTTTTCAGCCACAGGCATCCCGGATCGTGAATTGTGA
- a CDS encoding UDP-N-acetylglucosamine 1-carboxyvinyltransferase, whose translation MEKLMIEGGHRLEGTIEINGAKNSAVALIPAAILADSEVTIDHLPHISDVGILAELLEEIGGTVNLTEDTMTVDPTGMFAMPLPNGRVKKLRASYYFMGAMLGKFKKAVIGLPGGCNLGPRPIDQHIKGFEALGAKVTNEQGAIYLQADELKGASIYLDVVSVGATINIMLAAAKATGTTLIENAAKEPEIIDVATLLTNMGAKIKGAGTNVIRIEGVESLNGCRHSIIPDRIEAGSYMIMAAAMGKRVMIDNVIPLHLDSLISKLREMGVNVETGDDSVTISNGHKLKPVDLKTLVYPGFATDLQQPFTSLLTEADGPSIVTETVYGARFKHVDELRRMGAEIKVEGQSALISGRIKLKGASVKATDLRAGAALVVAGLMAEGVTEISGVQHIDRGYTYLEEKLRKVGANIWREGTPEDTETGQ comes from the coding sequence ATGGAAAAATTGATGATCGAAGGCGGTCACAGGCTCGAGGGAACGATTGAAATCAACGGAGCGAAGAACAGCGCGGTTGCCTTGATCCCGGCTGCGATTTTGGCAGATTCCGAAGTAACGATTGATCATCTGCCGCACATTTCCGACGTCGGCATACTGGCAGAGCTGCTTGAGGAAATTGGTGGAACCGTTAACCTCACCGAAGATACAATGACCGTGGACCCCACGGGGATGTTTGCGATGCCGCTGCCGAACGGGCGGGTAAAAAAACTGAGGGCTTCGTATTATTTCATGGGAGCCATGCTCGGTAAATTCAAAAAAGCCGTCATCGGATTGCCCGGCGGCTGCAACCTCGGTCCACGGCCCATTGATCAGCACATCAAGGGATTTGAAGCACTTGGGGCAAAGGTGACCAACGAGCAGGGGGCGATTTACCTGCAGGCTGATGAGTTGAAAGGTGCAAGCATTTACCTGGATGTCGTCAGTGTGGGAGCCACCATTAATATCATGCTGGCTGCAGCCAAAGCAACCGGCACAACGCTGATTGAAAATGCGGCAAAAGAACCGGAAATCATTGACGTGGCAACCCTTTTGACCAATATGGGTGCAAAAATAAAGGGAGCCGGAACCAATGTGATCCGCATCGAAGGCGTAGAGAGCCTGAATGGCTGTCGTCACTCCATCATCCCGGATCGTATCGAGGCCGGTTCATATATGATTATGGCAGCAGCGATGGGGAAACGTGTCATGATAGACAACGTGATTCCACTGCACCTGGATTCCTTGATTTCAAAACTCAGGGAAATGGGTGTTAACGTGGAAACCGGAGATGACAGTGTGACAATCTCAAATGGTCACAAGTTGAAACCTGTGGATTTGAAAACACTGGTGTACCCGGGCTTTGCCACCGATCTGCAGCAGCCGTTCACCAGTTTATTAACCGAAGCAGACGGACCCAGTATCGTCACAGAAACGGTTTATGGGGCACGTTTCAAGCATGTTGATGAACTGCGGCGAATGGGCGCCGAGATCAAAGTGGAGGGGCAGTCGGCCCTGATCTCAGGGAGAATCAAGCTGAAAGGCGCGTCTGTAAAAGCAACTGATCTGCGTGCGGGGGCAGCGCTTGTGGTAGCCGGCCTCATGGCAGAAGGCGTCACGGAAATCAGCGGGGTGCAACACATCGACCGGGGGTACACATACCTTGAAGAAAAACTTCGTAAAGTAGGGGCCAATATTTGGCGTGAAGGGACTCCGGAAGATACTGAAACCGGACAGTGA